The DNA segment CATTGAATTTTTTTAGTGCATTAAATTTTGGTCCATGACAAAGACAGGGCTTCTAAAGGTATgccaaaatagaatgaaaaattaaTGTCGGAGAAATTGGAATGCATTCTGATTCTGCTTATCCTTTAACTGGGTTTAGAATAAGTGAAGGTGATTCAAATTCCCTTGAGAAAGCAACGTGTTCTGAAATATCTGATATTTGGTCAAATAAGATTGAGATTCAATCCCAATTCACATTATCACTGTTGGATACATCTAAGAAAACACAACAGGTCACACCACAGTGCAGAAATGAGGGGGAGAAGGCAGGTTATGGGAAACTCTGAGCCTCAGGAGAACTCTCTTGCAAAAGGCCAAGTCGGCAgtttatttcaaaagaaagtaCCGCGATGTCAGAATTCATTTGAATAACTGAAAGCACAAAATTAAATAAACCCAAGTTTGAAAACATGTCATTAAATACTTGgaaatatctctttaaaaaatgaaaataaacttggTGAACCAggagagagcaaaagaaaaatggTCTGTCTTATCACTTCTAAACACTGACCAACAAACTGAAATTTCTGAAGCAATATTTAGGTCTTATAACAtcatttacaaaggaaaaaaaaaaaaaaggaagaatcatagacagaaaggaagggagggagggcaaATTAATCTGGAAAACTTCCAAGTACTCATCTTTGTGAAAACTGTTGCAACAAATCTTATACAACCTTAACCAGTACCTCTAATGCTATTCATTCCGTTATATAGAATACACTACAGAAAACTCTTATGGAAGCAAATTCTAACAGTACTTAAAAATCTTCAGTGAACAAGGGAGTGGGGAAGAGAGTATTACTGAGAAGGACACATTTTCCTAGTCCACTAATTCATTTCTTGAGACTGCAAACTAAATAAAAAGTTTCCAGAACATTTGCTATAACTTGGCCCAGAGCTGGTTCCAAGTGttggaaaaaacaaacatgtaaGTCCCTGGTCATGATCTCTGGAGACTTGCAATCTGGTGTCAGGCAAATGCTGTACAAGTTGAGGATAATACAAGGCTGTTCCATGTTGCTGGAGCACTGGATATGCCATggataaaaagacagaaaagtgaaaaggttGGAGAAGTGGGTCTGGGATCGATGTGCAGAACAAGAAAATGCAGGGctaagaaatttgaattttatccaTTAAAGCTGGAGgagagtgactgagcaggcatgtcATCTGAGATCTGTGCCTTGGAAGGATGGTGATAATGAACAAGCCAGAAAAGGGAATCAGAGATGAGCCCAGAAACAGaaaggggcagagaggagggttaaaaaaaaagcaaaactgtaatacCAGTGAGAGTGAAACAAGGAGATAAGTTTCAGTTCAATTTGAATAGACGGAGGGAGACTTAACTAAAGAGTGGAGAAAGATGTAAGAAACACTGTGCTTTTGCACTGAAAGATCCTGGGACATAATAATGCTAATCACAAGACTGAAGAGGTTTTCAGAAGATGATTTTAGTCCTTGTCACATTAAGGCTGAGATGACCACGAAGAAGCCCAGTGAAGACCGTCACCAGCAAAGTGAGGAAGAGTCACCTGGTGATGGGTTTCCAGGACAGAAAGTCTGGTAAACACACAGGAGAGGAAAAACAGCCAAGAGGGCAtttcaaaggcaggaggagggagggagctggggaagAAATCAAGTTGGGGTCTTGAGAAACACATGTTGAAAGTCAGCAGAACTCAGGGTCAGGGTGAGATAGAGAGGAGCTGATTTAAAGACAGGGTTGTGATGAGCAAGGGTGCAGGGCTGCAGAGACGTGAAGGCAGGTGAAGAGTAAAGAATCATCACTGGCGTTGACCACTAAGATTTCCTTGGaggagtaaaagtgaagtcaagcCATCAGCTGCCACAAAGCAAACAAGTTCTGGCATAAGGGCAGCTCTGAGAGTATGTTACTAGGAGGTAAATGCATGGAGGCTGGATAGCAATGTGAAGGGAAAGGATTCTGGTCTTCTTTCAATACAtacaaacaatattaaaaaacacttgGGTGTTTAGTGAAAGAAAGCAGCGTGTGtatcgtgtccaagtctttgtgaccccacaaactgtagcacaccaggccccaggctcctctgtctgtggaattctctaagcaagaatactagagtgggttgccatttccttccagaggatcttcccgactcagggattgaatccaggtctcctacattgtaggcagattctttaccatctgagctaccagggaagcccccccccaaaaagaaaccAGAGAGGGGATTAAAAAGTCATAACAGAAAAGAGAAGACAGTCCATGGAGATGAAGGGACAAAATATTAAGGAATCCTTCACAACTAAATTCTAGTTCATGAAAGCAAGGTGTCTAGTTGTGGCTCGGGCCTGGAGATACACACACCACCTGCTTCTGATAAGCTTTGGACCTTCCATTTACTAAGAATTATGGGAAGTAGGGAAAGCCTTCTGGTCCTTGGTACAAGCACAGTTCATACCTTAGacttgacagagagagagaagaaatgtgATGACAGACTTAGAACTGAAGTCAAAGTTGGGGTGGAGACCAACTCATTCTAAATACCAGGACACCACTTACATTTCCAAAGTATTTGTCCAGCAACTCCACATAACGATGCACAATCTCTAGGGTCAAGAGCTCATTGTCCTGattttctactgcacagcaaaaaTATAAACTAGCATaccttgaaaaggaaaaaaaaaaaaagataacgtAAAATAGGATGACACATTACACAACCTGACAATGGTTTTTCCTATGAATATGCAGTGACCTCCTCCTCTCCAGGCAGTCTCCCTGTTCACATTCAAAAGGGAAACATCATTCACCACATTCAATACCCTCCCAAAATGTAAAGCAGCATATAGAAAAAACACGGTGGTGACTGGATCATTTCTGTTCATTATGTGAAAGATCCTCAACGAAACTGTACCTTGAGGTGCTGTGATCAGGGGACAGAGTCCTTTAACCGGGGTCTGTTCATGCTTCTTTGGATGGTGAGTTGTCCTGTCTAAAGTCCAAACCCCTGACCAAGGGGCCCAGGGGCCCACATTGCCCACCCTCTCACCTCACACTGTACTACAGTATATCCCATCCTCAGCTTGTCAAGTCCTCCCTCCCATGTGTGTTTCTTCTGCCTAGAatactcctcccctccccattcaTGGGGCTCACTCCTACTTCTCCTGTAGCTCTGAGCGTGGATGTCCTTGCCTTGGATGCCCCTGTCATGCATTGCTGtgcctccccttcccccaaaGAGTGTCTAGCACCATTCACTCTGTGTTTCATGGCCTGTCTCTCTCCGACCAAATCAGTGGCTTCCCAAAGGCAAGTACTGAGTCTGCCTTGTTCACTGTTGTTCATCCAGTAGCTGTACACAGTAGCTGTTGAGGAAACTGCTGAAGTCTATTCTTCATGTAACAGTTTAAATTACAACGGAACCCAAAGTTGTAAAAACCAGCAGGCAGAGAGAAGCAAGTATTCCCTTTTGCCtttccatccctgggatgctTATTACTGTAAGGTGCCTTCACTTACATCTCTCATGATGCTCATATGAGAAGCTTTGACACAGGGCCCAGCAGAAGAAGCTTTGCCCAGGCACTTACTGGTAATTTACTCCATTAAATATAGCCTTCAATGTTACCCTTGTCTTTCCCCTTCTGATTTTGTAAACATCCCTTATGAGAGCCCTTCTAATGTGCATTTTGCTTCTGCAGGGTCAGATCAATTATGTTCTGATCCTGGCTTAGGCATCAGTTATCTGGGTCTTTATGGGCAAATAACTTAACCTCTcaaggcctcagtttcctgatctagAAATTGAGGTCCCTTTCTAGTATGGTCATGCCATGGCAACCAGGTGCAGCAATGAGAAGATATAAAGGCtttaaagtcagaaaaaaaaatctggatttttCTGCCCGTTACCATTGAATTATTGCAACTGGGGATTAATTAGATTACTTACTTAAATTTTCtgtaacttcagtttcctcatctgcaaatgtGAATAACAAAGAGCTTCTCATCTTTCTTCTGCATTAACCTTTTTTTCTATAGCATGTTACTAACTGAAACTGTTTTGTTTACTTAATAGGTGAATATGTTCCAAGAGACCAGGAATGCTCTGTCATTCTCTACTGCATCTACAGTCATTGGAATAGTGTTGGAAATATAACAGATGCCCAGAAGATATTTCTTGAATGTAGGCATACCTTATCAACACATAAATTATCTTAAATAAGTATCTAGAATCCATCCTAGTACATGGAAAACCATTCAATAAGTGAGAGTTCTCTTCTGTTTAGTCTACTGGTACAAACATTTGGGCTTCAGCCTTCAACGGTTACAGTAAATGATGGAATTGGTGTTGCAATCTAAAATGCTTAGGATTAAACAAACCAAACAGTAATGAGAAATTCAGTTCTCAAAAAGTTACTCACACCTTTTATAAACAAGTTTTAGCTCCTTCCAGTCAACAAAACTGCTTGTTCTCTGACCACGGGAAAGAATAATCTGAACAATTTCACGCGtgatctttttcctttccttgtcaGGGAGAGTAGTGTACCATTTCTGCAGCCGTAACTTCCCTTGTCGACTGAAGAGCAATATGAAATGTATCTAGaacaaataaaggacagaaaattaaTGGAATTTGGACAGATAAATCATTCTACCATAGATATTAAAATTAAGCAGCAGGGTTTTCAAAGGATTATAAgttggaaaagaggaaaaatatttacagtatGAAAACTATCCCATCTGGAAATGACATTTAAcccaaaaagaacaaagaaatgtaTACAGTGCAAACATAGCTTATTTATACTACAGGAGAGAGATAGGTTCTCTTAATTCATTTTATGAGTCACAAACTCATTATAGAGATATATCATCTCTCCATTTCTCCCACCTCCCCAGTCCTTGCAACTActgttctactctctgcttctatgagtttgatgtttctagattccacatataagtaaccCCAtgcagtatctgtctttctgtgcctggcttatttcacttaacatgatgtcttctaggttcacccatgttgttacaaattacaggattttcttcttttgcaaggcagaataatattccattgtatgtatatgtatctatgtatgcatatacacacaccatactttctttacccattcatttgACAACGGACACAGGTTGATTCCATATTTGGGCTACTGtcaataatgctgcaatgaacatgggggtgcagttACCTCTTTGAGAAACTGATCGCCTTTCCATTACAAACATAGCCAGATGTGGCATTTCCCTCGGAACTATACCTAGAAGTAACTATCATACTCTAGGACCTCCACACTATTTTTTATGATGGCTGTACCAATGGACATTCCCACCAGCTGTGTGCAAGGGCTCCCCTTTCTTCACACCCTCACCAACACTTCTCATCTCTTGTcattttgataacagccattctaacaggtataaggtgatatctcattgttctTTTGATtgacatttccctaatgattagtgatattgagaatcttttcatataCCTAGTGGACATCTACATATCTCCTTTGGAAGTATGTCTCTTcaagtcctctgcccattttttaatcaggttatttTTTCCTTgctattgactggtttgaattcCTTGCAGATTGGAGGTATTAACCTCTTAACAGATGTACGATTTGTAAAGATTTTCTTCCATCCCATAAGTTGTCTCTTTACTTTGTTGTCTCATTTGCTGTGCAGAGGCTTTGTACAGAGTTTGATGCaatcccatttgtctatttttgcctcTGTTGCCTATGCTTTTAGAGTCATATCCAAAATATCATTGGCCAAACCAATGTCAATGTCAAGaaatattttctgtatgttttcttctagtagttTTACAGTTTAACAGTTTCAGGCCTTACATTTAAGACTTTTAAGACCATTCTAAGTTGGTTGTTGTATGTGAAGTGAGAAgagggtccaatttcattcttctgtATGTGGATGTTAGTTTTCCTAACCATTTACTAAAGAAACTGTCCTTTGTCCATTGGGTGTTCTTGGCACCTTTCTCAAACTAAGTTTCAAATGTAAGTTCTTTGAGGATTATTGGGCTGAGACATTTAGAATCAAATTATCTTTGGCatcacaataaatatttaacaatttaGATAGTGTTGACCACATTAGGGAGAAGcctgattttattttcaattaagtTTCAAAATGTGTATTTGAAATGCATGTTCCCatttcagtgaattttaaaagttttaaatgaatAGAAGACA comes from the Bos taurus isolate L1 Dominette 01449 registration number 42190680 breed Hereford chromosome 2, ARS-UCD2.0, whole genome shotgun sequence genome and includes:
- the AP1S3 gene encoding AP-1 complex subunit sigma-3 produces the protein MIHFILLFSRQGKLRLQKWYTTLPDKERKKITREIVQIILSRGQRTSSFVDWKELKLVYKRYASLYFCCAVENQDNELLTLEIVHRYVELLDKYFGNVCELDIIFNFEKAYFILDEFIIGGEIQETSKKSAVKAIEDSDMLQETMEEYMNKPTF